TTCCTGGACATGGCGGAGTATTAGATAGATTTGACGGTTTGTTAATTTCTCTACCCGTTGTAGTAACATATTTATATTTGTTCGCCTAACTTTGCACAAGAAGTAAATTTCAATGGAAATTCATAAAGAAGGATATAATTCATTAATACTGGCTGTAGTTGTCTGTTCAACTATAAGCTACGCTACAATGAATACTGTAGAGAACCCAATACTTTCTGCCTTAATTTATTCCATTTGCGGGTTATGCTTTTTTATAGTGCTTCAATTTTTCAGAAGCCCACAAAGACAATCGTATTCTAAGAACAATTTAATACATGCTCCGGCAGACGGAGAAGTGGTTGTTATTGAAGAGATTGATGAAGCACAGTATTTCAACGAAAAGAGAATTCAAGTATCTATATTCATGTCGCCTTTAAACGTACATGTAAATTGGTATCCGATATCAGGCACTGTTGAAACAGTAAAGTATATTCCAGGAAAACATTTAGTAGCATGGAATCCAAAGTCATCTACTGATAATGAAATGACCAACGTGATAGTGAAACATGCCAATGGAATGAAAATTCTCGTTAAACAAATTGCAGGTGCGCTTGCAAGAAGAATAGTTTATTATTCAAAAGAACAGGATGATGTAAAGCAGGGAGACCAAATTGGCTTCATTAAATTTGGTTCTCGAGTTGATCTTATTCTACCAGCAAGTGTAGTACTTAATGTAAAGATTGGTGACAAAGTAACAGGCAGTGAAACTGTAATTGCCAAGTTCGATTCTTAGAACATTCCCATTACAGC
This window of the Flavobacteriales bacterium genome carries:
- a CDS encoding phosphatidylserine decarboxylase family protein — encoded protein: MEIHKEGYNSLILAVVVCSTISYATMNTVENPILSALIYSICGLCFFIVLQFFRSPQRQSYSKNNLIHAPADGEVVVIEEIDEAQYFNEKRIQVSIFMSPLNVHVNWYPISGTVETVKYIPGKHLVAWNPKSSTDNEMTNVIVKHANGMKILVKQIAGALARRIVYYSKEQDDVKQGDQIGFIKFGSRVDLILPASVVLNVKIGDKVTGSETVIAKFDS